The DNA segment GGCGCATCACGGCCGCATGGGTGCTGCTGGCCGCCCTGCTCGCGGGCCTCTCCCCGGGCGGTGCGCTGCCGCTGCCGGCGCTCCTCGCGGGCTGCGCCGTGCACGCCGCGGCCTGCTGCGCGGGCCGCGCCGCGGTGCACGGCCTGCGGCGCCGCAGGGCCGCCCGCAACCCGCACCCGGCACTCGTCATCGGCCCCACGGCCTCCGCCCAGCGGGTCGCCGCGGCACTGCTGCGCCATCCGGCGTGCGGGCTGCGCCCGGTGGGGGTGGCGGTGCCGGGGGCTGAGGGCGGGGTGGCGGGGGCAGCCCTTGTGGCTGGTTCCGGTGTGGCCGGTTCCTCTGTGGCGGGGGCCGGTTCCGGTGTATCGGGGGCCGGTTCCTCGGGGTCCGGTGTGGCGGGGGCCCCTGTGGCGGGCTCGTCCTCGGCGGTGGGCGGGTCGGCGGCGGCATCTGACGTGGCGGCACCCGGTGCGGTGGGGGCCGGAGCGGCGCGGGCGGGGGCGGGGACCGGAGTGGAGACGGGGGCGGAGACGGAGGGACGGGCGGCTTCGGCATCGGCATCGGCATCGGCATCGGCATCGGCATCGGCATCGGCATCATTTTCCGTGCCGGCTTCATCCCGTTCGGTGTCGGTTCCGGCTTCGGCTGCTGTCCCAGGTCCGGGTTCGGTTTCGGCTTCGGCTGCTGTCCCAGGTCCGGGTGCGGGTTCGGCTTCGGCTGCTGCCCCAGGTTCGGGTTCGGGTTCGGCTTCGGCTGCTGCCCCAGGTTCGGGTTCGGGTGCGGGGCCGGGTGCGGGTCCGGGTTCGGCGTCAGCTTCCGTTTCCGCATCAGGGGTGGCTTCGGGTTCCGGAGCGTCTTCAGCGGCGTCTTCAGCGACCGGTTCGGGGGCGGGAGCGGCTTCGGGGACGGCTTCGGGGACGGCGTCCGTTCCGGGGGCGGCTTCGGCTCAGGCTTCAGGAGAAACGGATCTGCCGGTGCTGTCCGCGGTTCCCGACATCCAGCGTGCCCTCATCCAGAACACCGTGCGGGCCGCGCTGTTCGTCGGGCCGGACGGCGGCCACGGGCCGCTGATCAGGGTTCTGACGGAGTACCAGTGCCTGGTGTGGCGGCTGGACCCGGAGCCGGCGACCGCCGCCGTCCCGCACCCGGCTCCCACGCCGGGCCAGGGGGCCGTGCCGGGTCCCGGGGTCCCGGGGCATCCGGCGCCCGTGCCCCATCCCGCCGCCGCCTCGGCGCCCGGCCTCGCGGCCAGGTCCCGGCAGCCGCGCGGCCCGGACCGCCTCGCCGGGTTCCCCTGCGCCCCGGTGTGGCCGGTGCGGCCGGCCCGTCCGTCCCTCGCCAAGCGAGCCCTGGACGTGACGGTCTCGGGGCTGCTGCTGGTGTGCGCGGCACCGCTGCTGGCGGTCTGCGCCGTCGCGCTGCGGATGATCGACGGGCCCGGGGTGGTCTTCCGGCAGGAACGTGTCGGCAAGGGCGGACGGCCGTTCACCCTGCTGAAGTTCCGCACCTACCCGCCCGCCGACGCGCGGGAGGCCAGTACCCGCTGGAGCATCGCGGGCGAGCAGCGGATGAGCCCCTTCTGCCGGTTCCTGCGGCGCACCTCGCTGGACGAGCTGCCGCAGTTGTGGAACGTCTTCCGCGGCGACATGAGCCTGGTCGGGCCCCGGCCCGAGCGCCCGCACTTCGTGGCCAAGTTCAGCCGGACGCACCCCGGGTACGCCGCCCGGCACCGCATGCCGACGGGCATCACCGGCCTCGCCCAGATCCACGGGCTGCGGGGCGACACCTCCATCGAGGACCGGTGCCGCTTCGACAACGCGTACATCGACACGTGGTCGTTCTGGCAGGACATCTGCATCCTGGTCCGCACCGCCGCCATCCTCGTCCGTCCCTCGGGGAGCTGAGACGCCGTGCTGCGAGGTCGGGCGGGAAACGTTCGCGGGGACGGGGCACGGGCGCGCGGCGCGACCCGCCTCCGGGCGGCACTACTGCGGTGGAGGGCCGGCCCGGGGCCCTCGGGACGGACGCGTGCGGTGCGGACGTCCTCGGTGGGCACGTCCTCGGTGGGCACGTCCCCGGCGCGCACGTCCCCGGCGCGCACGTCCCCGGCGCGCACGTCCCCGGTGCGCACGTCCCCGGCGCGGACGCCTTCCGTGCGCACGCCTTCCGTGCCGGTGGCTCTCGCCCGGTGGAGCCCGCACCGGCTCGTGGGGCGGGGCGGGGGGCGGCGCGTCCGGCGGGGGGCGGCGCGGTTCGTGCGGCTCCTGCGACGGGGGCCCACGCGGCTCGTGCGGCGGGGGTCGGCGCTGGTCGTGCGGCCCGGTTCGGCGCTGGTCGCCGGGGCGGGTTCGGCGCTGCTCACGGGGGCGGGCTGGACACTCCTCGTGCTGCGGGGTCCGGGCCTGTCTGCCGGGCCCGGTACTCGCCGGGCGGGGGCTCGGGGGGCCCGTGGCGTGTTCCGGGGGTGGACGGAGCGCATGCCCTGGCGGCCTGTTCCGGTAGGAGCGGTGGTCAGGGCGAGGAGGCCCGCCCCCGCGCATGCGGTGGTCAAGCGCCGGCGGCCTGTTCGGATGTCCACGGCGCTCACGCCCTGGCGGTCCACCAGGGTCCCGGCGATGCTCACGCCTTGGAGATCGGCCCGGGTGCGGACGGCGCTCAGGTTCTGGAGATCGGCTCGCGTCCGGGCCACGCTCATGCCCTGGAGGTCGGCCCGAGTACGGGCGGTACTCATGCCCTGGAGGTCGGCCCGAGTACGGGCGGTACTCACGCCCGGGAAGTCGGCCCGAGTACGGGCGGTACTCACGCCCGGGAAGTCGGCCCGAGTACGGGCGGTATTCACGCCCGGGAAGTCGGCCCGCGTCCGGGCCCCACTCAGGCCCCAGCGGTCTCCCAGGGCCCGCCCGGCGCGCGTTCCCCAGAGGCCCGCCCGGAGCCGGGAGGAGCCCCCGCCGCGGGTGCCTGCCCGGGTGCGGTTGGCGTTCGGGCGGTGGGGGCCCGTCCTGCCCGTGGTGGCGCTCGTCGCGGCGCTCGGGCTGCCCGCGCTGCCCAGCGGCGAGCACGCCCTGCCGGGCCCGGGCTCCAGCGGTGCGCTCGGCGCGTCCGGCGGGCAGGGCGGCACGGTGGCCGACGCCCTGTCGGGCCTCGTCGTGCTCTGCGCCGCGGTGCGCGCGGTCCGCCTGGCGCGCCGGCCGCTGACCAGGACCGCGGCCGTGGTCCTCGGCCTGCCCGTGGTCGGCTTCGCGGTGGCGGCGACCGGTGCGCCCGACATCGCCGGCGGTCTCGCCGGACTCGCCCGCTACCTCCAGGTGTTCGTGCTCGTGCCCGCGGCGGTCCTGCTGCTGATCCGCGACCGCGCCCAGTTGCGCCTGGTGGCCTGGGCGTTCGTCGCGCTCGCCCTGTGGGAGGGCGGCCTCGGCGTGGTCCAGTACGCCACCGGAACCGGCGCCTCGTACATGGGCTCCGACGTCCGCGCCGTGGGCACCTTCGGCCCCGGGGACGTCATGGGGATGGCGACCACGGTGGCCTACGGGATGGTGTGCGCGGTGGGGATGGCCCTGGGGGTGGGCGAGGGCGCGCGAGTGAGGGCCCGGGGCGCCGCGGGCGCCGGCCGGTCCCCGTGGGGGCGGCAGGTCTCCCGCAAGCATCTGGCCGACTCGGCGCACCGGACCGACTCGGGGCACCAAGCCGGCTCGGCGCACCCGGCCGGCTCGGGCCGCCAGGCCTCATGGGGACGGCAAGTCCACTCGGAACGGAAGTCCTCGTGGGGACGGGAGCGGGTGGCCGCGCTGGTGTGTGCGGTGCTGCTGGTGGTGCCGCTGGCGGTGTCGTTCAGCCGGGGCGCGTGGATCGCCACCGTCGTGGCGTGCGCGGCGCAGCTCCTGCTGACCGGGCTGCGCAGGTTCATCGTGGTGGCCGCCGCGCTCGCGGCCTCGCTGGCGGTGCTGGTCGGCGGTGTGGGCGTGGGCAGTTCGATGCTGGAGCAGCGGCTGACCAGCATCTCGCATGTCGCGGACGCGCCGGACCAGTCGGTCGTCGACCGGTACACGATGTGGTCCGCGGCCCTCGGCATGTGGCGCGAGCACCCGCTCACCGGCGTGGGGATGAAGGGCTTCCCCGCCTACCGCGACAGCCACGCCTCCCTCGCCCTGTCCTCCGGCAGCGACACGGAGGGCGCGGGCGCGGCCTTCCGGCGCCAGCCCCTGCTGTCGCCCCACAACATGTACCTCCTCGTCCTGGGCGAGCAGGGCCTCCTCGGCATCGTCGGGCTCGGGGGCAGCTGGGCGGCGTTGCTGGTGTGCGGCGTGAGTCGCACGGTGGTGGCGCGGCGGCGCGCGTCGCGCCCTTCGAGACTCGCGTGGACACCTCTGCGCGGGCGGACCGGCGCCGGGCGCCCGGCGGTCGGCGCACCGGCGGTCGGCGCACCGGCGGGCGAACGGGGCGCGCGCCCCGCATCCGCGGCCGGTAGCGCGCTGGACTGCGGCCTCGTCGCCTGCGGGCTGCTCATCTGGCAGCTCATGGACTTCGCGTACGCCGACATCGGCGGCCCGTCGACCGTCCTGACCGCGGTCGTCCTCGGCGTGGCCGCCTGGTGGGGCGTGGGCGCCAGGGCCCTGGGGGCGGCCGGTGCCGAGAGGAACAGCCGGACGTCCGGGGCCGGTGGGCAGGGCGGCGTGCGGCCAGCCTCACCGGCGTCCGGAAAAGCGG comes from the Streptomyces sp. TS71-3 genome and includes:
- a CDS encoding O-antigen ligase, giving the protein MPARVRLAFGRWGPVLPVVALVAALGLPALPSGEHALPGPGSSGALGASGGQGGTVADALSGLVVLCAAVRAVRLARRPLTRTAAVVLGLPVVGFAVAATGAPDIAGGLAGLARYLQVFVLVPAAVLLLIRDRAQLRLVAWAFVALALWEGGLGVVQYATGTGASYMGSDVRAVGTFGPGDVMGMATTVAYGMVCAVGMALGVGEGARVRARGAAGAGRSPWGRQVSRKHLADSAHRTDSGHQAGSAHPAGSGRQASWGRQVHSERKSSWGRERVAALVCAVLLVVPLAVSFSRGAWIATVVACAAQLLLTGLRRFIVVAAALAASLAVLVGGVGVGSSMLEQRLTSISHVADAPDQSVVDRYTMWSAALGMWREHPLTGVGMKGFPAYRDSHASLALSSGSDTEGAGAAFRRQPLLSPHNMYLLVLGEQGLLGIVGLGGSWAALLVCGVSRTVVARRRASRPSRLAWTPLRGRTGAGRPAVGAPAVGAPAGERGARPASAAGSALDCGLVACGLLIWQLMDFAYADIGGPSTVLTAVVLGVAAWWGVGARALGAAGAERNSRTSGAGGQGGVRPASPASGKAARAGAGR